The following are from one region of the Paenibacillus sp. JZ16 genome:
- a CDS encoding DUF72 domain-containing protein: protein MLKEEKHERVIQVGLSGWGDHDKLYDEGARPSDRLEMYSRHFPLVEMDNSFYAIPSPEQMNKWAAAVPDHFGFIVKAYQGMTGHARGQGKDRYPSVKSMFDHLLTSVEELRAADKLRTVLFQYPPWFGCERKHVDILKRTREWMKDVPVALEFRHQSWYAPEFREKTLEFMRSEGWIHSIADEPQAGIGSVPVVLETTSTEAVMVRMHGRNAEGWHSSGQPNWREVRYLYRYSLEELEQWKVWIEQLLEKSKQCWIIFNNNSGGDASDNAKQLLQLMGMDTGPEPLRQMDWLEVDIFSD, encoded by the coding sequence ATGTTAAAGGAAGAAAAGCATGAGCGTGTAATTCAGGTGGGCCTGTCCGGATGGGGAGATCATGACAAGCTGTATGATGAAGGGGCGAGGCCTTCGGACAGGCTGGAAATGTACAGCCGGCATTTTCCCCTCGTGGAGATGGACAATTCGTTCTATGCCATACCGTCACCGGAACAAATGAATAAGTGGGCAGCTGCCGTACCAGACCACTTTGGTTTTATTGTAAAAGCCTATCAAGGCATGACAGGTCATGCACGCGGCCAGGGCAAGGACAGATATCCTAGCGTCAAATCGATGTTTGATCATTTGCTCACGTCAGTTGAGGAATTGCGGGCTGCGGACAAATTAAGGACCGTTCTGTTTCAATACCCGCCCTGGTTCGGGTGCGAACGCAAACACGTGGACATTCTGAAGCGTACGCGGGAGTGGATGAAGGATGTACCCGTAGCCCTGGAATTTCGGCATCAGAGCTGGTATGCGCCGGAGTTTCGGGAGAAGACGCTTGAGTTTATGCGAAGCGAGGGCTGGATTCACAGCATAGCCGACGAGCCGCAAGCAGGCATAGGATCCGTACCGGTCGTGCTTGAGACAACCAGTACGGAGGCTGTGATGGTCCGGATGCATGGACGTAACGCCGAAGGGTGGCACTCCAGCGGTCAGCCCAATTGGCGCGAGGTGCGATATTTATACCGTTACAGCTTAGAGGAATTGGAGCAGTGGAAGGTATGGATCGAGCAATTGCTTGAGAAGTCGAAGCAGTGCTGGATTATATTCAATAACAATTCGGGAGGCGATGCTTCCGATAACGCCAAACAGCTTCTCCAGCTGATGGGGATGGATACCGGTCCTGAACCTCTGCGGCAGATGGACTGGCTGGAAGTGGATATTTTTTCAGATTAA
- a CDS encoding amino acid permease, with product MNKGAKTEAGNLKWWQLSLLGVASTIGTGYFLGSALGIRLGGPAFLLSIILAATATFFVFDVLSRMTAEDPQKGSFRTYAKKAYGRWAGFSTGWMYWCSEVLIMGSQMTALAIFSRFWFPGVPMWIFASGYAVLGLFVIWIGNKGFDRLENVLAVIKVAAIVMFLVIAAAALMGWLKGGSKLHVPGSMNAVFPAGGMGMWSSLIFAFYAFGGIEVMGVMAIRLKNPKEAPKAGRVMILLLSIVYVLSIGMAVVMVAWNQFSTTKSPFVVALSSYQLPFIPHIFNAVLIIAGFSTMVASLYAVTTMLVTLSEDKDAPKLFSRKKFKRDTPIYALSLTAIGLIVSIVLSLLMPGKIYEYLTTGAGLMLLYNWFFILISAGRLIELTVWGKIKRYIGMLLIAAAVSGTALHPTSRPGLWISLGFILVIGLVVLFMRSVWKKSGQGRAREADKPKFRPKPAR from the coding sequence GTGAACAAAGGGGCGAAGACGGAGGCAGGGAACTTGAAATGGTGGCAGCTATCGCTGCTCGGGGTTGCATCAACAATCGGCACAGGGTATTTTCTCGGATCTGCATTAGGTATCCGGCTGGGAGGACCGGCTTTTCTTCTATCGATAATACTGGCGGCGACAGCCACCTTCTTCGTATTCGATGTGCTGTCGCGGATGACGGCCGAGGACCCGCAGAAAGGCTCGTTCCGAACCTATGCCAAAAAAGCCTACGGCCGATGGGCAGGCTTCTCAACAGGGTGGATGTACTGGTGCTCCGAAGTGTTGATCATGGGGAGCCAGATGACGGCCCTTGCGATTTTCTCGCGTTTTTGGTTTCCTGGCGTTCCGATGTGGATATTTGCGTCAGGTTATGCCGTATTGGGATTGTTTGTCATATGGATCGGGAACAAAGGCTTCGACCGGCTGGAGAATGTATTGGCTGTGATTAAGGTCGCCGCGATAGTCATGTTTCTCGTCATTGCAGCCGCCGCATTGATGGGGTGGTTAAAAGGAGGATCGAAGCTGCACGTTCCTGGCAGCATGAACGCAGTTTTTCCAGCAGGCGGCATGGGCATGTGGTCGTCCTTGATTTTTGCGTTTTATGCCTTTGGCGGAATTGAAGTCATGGGGGTCATGGCGATTCGCTTGAAGAATCCGAAGGAAGCACCCAAAGCGGGTAGAGTGATGATACTGCTGCTATCCATCGTATACGTTCTTTCTATCGGCATGGCGGTGGTCATGGTAGCCTGGAATCAATTCTCCACGACGAAAAGTCCCTTTGTTGTCGCGCTAAGCTCTTACCAGCTTCCTTTTATTCCGCATATCTTTAATGCTGTATTGATTATAGCCGGTTTCTCGACCATGGTTGCCTCGCTGTATGCAGTGACCACGATGCTCGTTACGTTATCCGAAGATAAGGACGCTCCCAAGCTTTTTTCCAGGAAAAAGTTTAAGCGGGATACGCCCATATATGCACTTTCCCTTACAGCTATCGGATTGATTGTATCCATTGTGTTGTCTTTGCTCATGCCAGGCAAGATTTATGAATATTTAACGACCGGTGCAGGACTTATGCTGCTGTATAATTGGTTCTTCATCCTCATATCCGCGGGCCGGCTCATAGAGCTTACGGTTTGGGGCAAAATCAAAAGGTATATCGGGATGCTTTTGATTGCGGCTGCCGTCAGTGGAACCGCACTGCATCCCACGAGCCGCCCGGGGCTCTGGATCAGTCTCGGATTTATCCTGGTAATCGGCCTGGTCGTGCTATTCATGCGCTCCGTGTGGAAGAAATCCGGGCAAGGCCGCGCGAGAGAGGCGGACAAGCCCAAGTTCCGTCCTAAGCCGGCCCGTTAG
- a CDS encoding metallophosphoesterase family protein, with translation MSHPFRITVLSDTHMPRKAKELPASLLEDIRHSDLILHAGDWSNWELYEQLSQYATVEGVAGNVDDERIIERLGYKKLVEIEGKRIGMVHGHGQGGTTPSRARRAFADTEVDCILFGHSHIPFKEHVQGVLLFNPGSATDKRRQPRYSYGRMLIENGILEAHHVFYDQK, from the coding sequence ATGAGTCATCCATTTCGGATTACGGTATTGTCAGACACCCATATGCCAAGAAAAGCGAAAGAGCTCCCAGCCTCGCTGCTTGAAGATATAAGGCATTCGGATCTTATCCTTCATGCCGGTGACTGGTCCAATTGGGAGCTCTATGAACAGCTTAGTCAATATGCCACGGTGGAAGGCGTAGCCGGAAATGTGGACGATGAGCGGATCATCGAACGTTTAGGTTACAAGAAGCTGGTCGAAATCGAAGGGAAACGCATCGGTATGGTGCATGGGCACGGACAAGGAGGAACAACGCCCTCCCGCGCAAGGAGGGCTTTTGCGGACACGGAGGTGGATTGTATCTTGTTCGGTCACTCCCATATCCCGTTTAAAGAACATGTGCAAGGGGTGCTGCTCTTCAATCCCGGTTCCGCCACGGATAAAAGGCGGCAGCCCCGGTACTCCTATGGAAGGATGCTCATCGAGAACGGAATACTGGAGGCGCATCATGTTTTTTACGATCAGAAGTAA
- a CDS encoding spore germination protein: protein MTLTEQQLRERYTDSDDVYITSYPGVEADSLPWAILVYSPLMCDSQLMTKILLPVISKEWNISVSQRHPFDPKHLEYHLTLDTYESNLESVDDIVYSGYVALYFPKDNMLYSYSASKSIGRAPEESTTETSVKGPRDGFVEDLDINVSLIRKRLKSPGLVYSSFKLGDKSKTSVGIMYLKDKVIPDTVKAVVDKLNDFSGDPPVGIGELAEHLSPYRFTVLPMFDYTGRTDLAYDSLTRGRLIIIMQGSPVLLITPASFMQLLFAAEDPQMPFYFVMPWRILRMVGFIISIFLPGFYITLLSFHQDQIPFPLLATVANTRLGLPIPTGFEMLIILFLLSLLREAGMQMPSPIASTITVVSGIIIGDAAIRGGFFSPTMTVIGALSFVAGSTHSNQDFVVTQTILRFFVLTLSSMFGLFGFFISLFLIVQYAANHNPFGQPYLAPFSPFSISKIIGNLMRFPGKRKKGGAL, encoded by the coding sequence ATGACCTTGACAGAGCAACAACTTCGAGAACGCTATACCGATTCCGATGACGTCTACATTACGTCTTATCCGGGTGTGGAAGCCGATTCACTGCCGTGGGCGATCCTGGTTTACAGCCCGTTAATGTGCGATTCACAACTAATGACGAAGATTCTGCTGCCTGTTATCAGTAAAGAATGGAATATATCGGTCTCCCAAAGACACCCGTTCGATCCAAAACATCTGGAATATCATCTTACCCTTGACACATACGAGTCCAACTTGGAGTCGGTCGATGACATTGTTTACTCTGGTTATGTTGCGTTGTATTTTCCAAAGGACAACATGCTCTATTCTTACAGCGCAAGCAAGAGTATTGGACGTGCACCTGAAGAAAGTACTACAGAAACCTCTGTCAAAGGACCTCGTGACGGTTTTGTCGAGGATCTGGATATCAATGTATCGCTTATTCGCAAACGGCTGAAATCTCCCGGCCTTGTCTATTCCTCCTTTAAGCTGGGCGATAAGAGTAAAACCTCTGTGGGCATCATGTATTTAAAGGACAAGGTGATACCGGATACTGTCAAGGCAGTCGTAGATAAACTCAATGATTTCTCCGGGGACCCTCCCGTGGGCATCGGCGAGCTTGCCGAGCATTTATCGCCATATCGCTTCACGGTGCTCCCGATGTTCGATTATACGGGGAGAACGGATCTAGCTTACGACTCTTTAACTCGCGGCCGATTAATCATCATTATGCAGGGAAGCCCCGTGCTATTGATAACGCCTGCCAGCTTCATGCAGCTCCTGTTTGCTGCAGAGGATCCGCAAATGCCGTTTTATTTCGTCATGCCCTGGAGAATTCTGAGAATGGTTGGATTCATAATCTCCATTTTCCTTCCAGGATTCTATATAACGCTGTTGTCCTTTCATCAGGATCAAATCCCCTTTCCGCTGCTGGCAACCGTGGCAAACACCAGGCTCGGGCTTCCTATTCCAACAGGGTTTGAGATGCTTATCATCCTGTTTCTGCTCAGCCTGCTGCGAGAAGCCGGCATGCAGATGCCGTCTCCCATCGCGTCAACCATTACGGTTGTATCCGGTATCATTATCGGCGACGCCGCCATTCGGGGCGGTTTCTTTTCCCCGACGATGACGGTGATTGGTGCACTATCCTTCGTTGCGGGCTCCACCCACTCCAACCAGGATTTTGTTGTCACGCAGACGATCCTTCGCTTTTTTGTCCTAACCCTTTCCTCGATGTTCGGGTTATTCGGCTTCTTCATTTCGCTCTTCTTAATCGTTCAGTATGCAGCCAACCATAATCCCTTCGGACAGCCGTACCTTGCCCCCTTCTCCCCGTTCTCCATTTCCAAAATCATTGGAAACCTCATGCGATTTCCGGGTAAGCGAAAAAAGGGTGGCGCGCTATGA
- the nagE gene encoding N-acetylglucosamine-specific PTS transporter subunit IIBC: MLAKLQKLGKSLMLPVATLPAAGILQGLGMIDYQKDIPLGALGAFLNQYVTPFMTSGALAILDNLPFIFAIGVAIGFAGDAVAALSALIGYMVLTRVLEQVPLQMPFIPDDVKLNMGVLGGLFVGMWSAYLYNKFHKIKMPDWLGFFAGKRFVPIITAASTMVLAVLIGMIWSPIQDGISVFGNWVVGLGGIGSFIFGTANRLLIPLGLHHVLNSIAWFQIGDYTNAAGEVVHGDLWRFFAGDPTAGMFMSGFFPIMMFAMPAAALAFMHTAKPSKRKLVGSIFIGSAVASFLTGITEPLEFAFMFIAPVLYVVHAILTGLSGLIMYVLDVHLGFSFSAGLIDYLVNLKLSTNAWLLLPVGLAFGVVYYLLFRILIVKLNLKTPGREEDDDVDTISDDADTDAPSPSGAASNESKAAKVLQNIGGEDNIVSVDACITRLRLVVKDEKAVKDSELKKLGASGVMRLGQGAVQIVFGPQAESIKDDIKEIMKK, from the coding sequence ATGCTGGCTAAATTGCAAAAGCTGGGTAAGTCCCTTATGCTGCCGGTGGCCACCTTGCCTGCTGCAGGGATCTTGCAGGGGCTTGGAATGATCGACTATCAAAAAGATATACCTTTGGGTGCCCTAGGCGCTTTTCTAAATCAATATGTAACTCCGTTCATGACCTCTGGTGCCCTTGCGATTCTGGATAATCTGCCGTTTATCTTTGCGATCGGCGTTGCAATCGGGTTCGCCGGAGACGCCGTTGCGGCTCTATCTGCTCTTATTGGGTACATGGTGCTCACAAGAGTGCTGGAACAAGTACCGCTGCAAATGCCGTTTATACCAGATGACGTGAAGCTGAACATGGGCGTTCTTGGCGGTCTCTTTGTCGGTATGTGGTCCGCATACCTGTATAATAAATTCCACAAGATCAAAATGCCGGATTGGCTGGGCTTCTTTGCGGGTAAACGCTTCGTTCCGATTATCACAGCAGCTTCCACCATGGTGCTTGCGGTTCTGATCGGTATGATTTGGAGCCCAATTCAGGATGGTATTTCCGTCTTCGGCAACTGGGTTGTCGGCCTTGGAGGCATTGGATCGTTCATTTTCGGTACGGCCAACCGCTTGCTGATCCCTCTGGGTCTTCACCACGTATTAAACTCCATCGCATGGTTTCAGATCGGCGATTACACGAATGCCGCGGGCGAAGTCGTACACGGTGACCTATGGCGTTTCTTTGCTGGAGACCCGACGGCTGGTATGTTCATGTCCGGTTTCTTCCCGATCATGATGTTTGCGATGCCGGCTGCGGCGCTGGCCTTTATGCATACCGCCAAGCCGTCCAAACGCAAGCTCGTCGGCTCTATCTTTATCGGTTCGGCAGTGGCATCGTTCCTGACGGGAATCACCGAACCGCTTGAATTCGCGTTTATGTTCATTGCACCTGTATTGTATGTGGTGCATGCGATTTTAACAGGGCTTTCCGGATTGATCATGTATGTCCTGGATGTGCATTTGGGCTTCTCGTTCTCGGCGGGCCTGATCGACTACCTGGTGAATCTGAAGCTGTCAACCAATGCTTGGCTGCTTCTCCCGGTTGGTTTGGCTTTCGGTGTCGTTTACTATCTGCTGTTCAGAATCCTCATCGTCAAGCTGAACTTGAAAACGCCAGGACGCGAGGAAGACGACGACGTGGATACGATTTCTGACGATGCTGATACAGATGCCCCGTCCCCATCCGGCGCAGCATCCAATGAGTCCAAGGCGGCCAAGGTTCTGCAAAACATCGGCGGAGAAGATAACATCGTCAGCGTCGATGCTTGTATCACACGCCTTCGTCTGGTTGTTAAGGACGAGAAGGCCGTGAAGGATTCGGAGCTCAAAAAGTTAGGAGCATCCGGTGTCATGCGTCTGGGTCAAGGTGCGGTTCAGATCGTATTCGGACCGCAGGCGGAATCCATTAAGGACGACATCAAGGAAATTATGAAGAAATAA
- a CDS encoding GerAB/ArcD/ProY family transporter — MSGARGIPTNQAFMIMMLTAGLTNHVMIIPVLLEKSGRDAWITIMVSAVLFLPWVLLIYGIINKIGNRSIMQALDESSGRGFRLLVMSMSGLYFFAFAFYTLKEVIDWTKSSYMIQTPVIATALILMVLCLVTMNHGIKTIGVSAGILLPFVVLLGIFVSLSNVKVKNYNYLLPVLEDGFLPVISGIPVMFGGLSQFILILFLRPHLQKKPSFLTILLIHAVLIFLTFGPTVGGLAEFGPEEMKLQRYPAYEQWRLVKLGKFVEHVDFLSIFQWLSGAYISISVSIFLLCETLLPKSKQSVGILAVSTLLIILCASPISNLKMYYAMADYFLPVSAIYITILSLLLFFLIRKPEQQQQHQKSTTAKGEPQS, encoded by the coding sequence ATGTCAGGAGCTCGCGGTATTCCAACGAATCAGGCGTTTATGATTATGATGCTTACAGCCGGCTTGACCAATCATGTCATGATCATACCTGTGCTTCTGGAGAAATCCGGACGGGATGCCTGGATCACCATTATGGTGTCCGCCGTATTATTCTTGCCCTGGGTTCTGCTTATTTATGGGATCATCAATAAGATCGGCAATCGTTCCATTATGCAGGCGTTAGACGAAAGCAGCGGCAGAGGGTTCCGCTTGCTGGTGATGAGTATGTCAGGTTTGTATTTTTTCGCCTTTGCCTTCTATACCTTGAAGGAAGTTATCGATTGGACAAAGTCCTCCTATATGATCCAAACTCCCGTCATTGCAACGGCATTGATACTCATGGTGTTATGTCTTGTCACTATGAATCACGGCATAAAGACCATCGGCGTATCCGCCGGCATATTGCTTCCTTTTGTTGTATTGCTGGGGATCTTCGTATCCTTATCCAACGTTAAAGTAAAAAACTATAACTATCTGCTGCCCGTGCTGGAGGACGGCTTCCTGCCGGTGATAAGCGGGATCCCCGTTATGTTCGGAGGGCTATCCCAGTTTATATTGATATTATTCTTGCGCCCCCATCTTCAGAAAAAGCCTAGTTTTCTTACGATCCTACTCATTCATGCCGTCCTCATATTCCTGACGTTCGGACCCACCGTCGGAGGCCTTGCCGAATTTGGACCGGAAGAAATGAAGCTTCAGCGGTATCCTGCCTATGAACAGTGGCGTCTCGTTAAGTTAGGCAAATTCGTGGAGCATGTCGATTTTTTATCCATTTTTCAGTGGCTTAGCGGTGCTTACATTTCGATATCGGTTTCGATTTTTTTGCTCTGCGAAACCCTGCTTCCCAAGTCCAAACAAAGTGTCGGCATATTAGCCGTTTCCACGCTGCTCATTATTTTGTGCGCCTCCCCGATCAGCAATCTCAAAATGTATTATGCAATGGCCGACTATTTTTTGCCCGTGTCCGCCATCTATATTACCATCTTAAGCCTGCTGCTGTTCTTCCTGATCCGCAAGCCCGAGCAACAACAGCAACATCAGAAATCCACTACAGCGAAAGGAGAACCTCAATCATGA
- a CDS encoding Ger(x)C family spore germination protein gives MKRVLMLLSMLSLLLSGCWDNKEVQDINYITALGIDYKDNKYIIYVQMLDFATIAKQESSKPTEKAPIWVGRGTGTTLTEALIDLYTSSQQRVSWGHVTALVLTESVLQPKQLSQVFDLTNRSQEIRYTKWLYGTKDKMEDLFTVSPFFQLSPLHSLLHEPRESYVQFSFIRPIQFVNFIRLYREKAATVILPSLHISTQNWSENLKQHPILEVNGGFLIKNKELMGWLKRSDLLGTRWLASANTHAAVIVKADGEAIGSIRLENPHSSIEVIRKPNNASYRIKLNVTGTVQTIYKKVGINEMKRLTEETLRKEMYNTFHKAALIQADPYELCLQLYRTDPKLWKKLVDQKKEINDETPLELEVDVNIRYWGQRKSLNR, from the coding sequence ATGAAACGGGTATTGATGCTCCTGAGTATGCTGTCTTTGCTGCTCTCCGGCTGCTGGGACAACAAAGAAGTACAGGATATCAACTATATCACCGCTTTGGGTATCGATTATAAGGACAATAAGTATATCATCTATGTGCAGATGCTCGACTTTGCCACGATTGCCAAGCAAGAAAGCAGCAAGCCAACTGAAAAAGCGCCCATTTGGGTCGGCCGAGGAACCGGCACTACATTGACTGAGGCCCTTATTGATTTGTATACATCGAGTCAGCAGCGGGTCTCTTGGGGCCATGTCACGGCCTTGGTTCTTACGGAATCCGTATTACAACCTAAGCAGTTGTCCCAAGTGTTCGACCTGACCAACCGTTCGCAGGAAATCCGGTATACGAAATGGCTTTACGGCACCAAGGATAAAATGGAGGATCTCTTTACGGTGTCTCCGTTCTTTCAGCTCTCCCCCCTGCATTCGCTCCTTCATGAACCCAGGGAAAGCTATGTCCAATTCTCGTTTATTCGTCCGATTCAATTCGTGAACTTTATTCGTCTCTACCGGGAAAAAGCCGCCACCGTTATACTGCCTTCCCTTCATATTTCAACACAGAACTGGTCGGAAAATCTGAAGCAGCATCCGATTCTGGAAGTCAACGGCGGATTTCTGATCAAGAACAAGGAATTGATGGGCTGGCTCAAACGTTCCGATCTGCTGGGGACCCGCTGGTTAGCATCGGCTAATACTCACGCTGCCGTCATCGTTAAGGCGGATGGCGAAGCCATCGGGAGTATAAGACTGGAGAACCCGCACTCTTCGATTGAAGTTATCCGCAAACCCAACAATGCTTCATATCGAATCAAGCTTAACGTAACCGGGACGGTACAGACAATATACAAGAAGGTTGGAATTAATGAAATGAAGCGCTTAACAGAAGAGACCCTGCGAAAAGAAATGTATAATACCTTCCATAAAGCAGCATTGATACAAGCGGATCCGTACGAGTTATGTCTCCAATTGTACCGAACGGATCCGAAGCTCTGGAAGAAACTAGTGGATCAGAAAAAGGAAATTAATGATGAAACGCCTCTTGAGCTTGAAGTTGACGTCAATATCCGATATTGGGGACAGCGCAAAAGCTTGAACCGATGA
- a CDS encoding LysE family transporter — translation MSIFISYMILGLSLSAPVGPVNAAQLDKGIKKGFWHAWLFGIGAVLADILYMILVYLGVVHFLNTPFMQTFLWLFGAFVLIYSGLESILNANKVTISQESNEDSLWRSMLSGFLMSVSNPMTILFWLGIYGSILVKTAADEGSGNLFLYSVAVIAGVVIWDLFMAALGSVFRRYLSNRALSLVSILSGFSLIIFGVYFGIRALALLYPLIF, via the coding sequence ATGAGTATTTTTATTAGCTACATGATTCTGGGACTTTCTCTATCAGCCCCCGTAGGCCCGGTCAATGCAGCGCAGCTCGACAAAGGGATCAAGAAAGGTTTTTGGCATGCATGGTTATTCGGCATCGGTGCGGTCCTGGCGGACATCCTTTATATGATCCTTGTGTACCTGGGCGTTGTTCACTTTCTGAATACGCCTTTCATGCAGACCTTCCTGTGGCTGTTCGGTGCCTTTGTACTTATCTATTCCGGGCTGGAAAGCATCCTAAATGCCAATAAAGTGACGATCAGCCAAGAAAGTAATGAGGATTCATTATGGAGAAGTATGCTCTCCGGGTTTCTCATGTCCGTATCCAATCCGATGACAATCCTATTCTGGCTCGGTATCTACGGCTCCATTCTCGTCAAAACTGCGGCGGACGAGGGATCCGGAAATCTGTTTCTTTACAGCGTGGCCGTGATCGCAGGAGTCGTGATATGGGACTTGTTTATGGCTGCCCTCGGCAGTGTATTCCGCCGATATCTGAGCAATAGAGCCCTCTCCCTGGTCTCCATTCTTTCCGGATTCTCGTTGATTATCTTCGGCGTTTATTTTGGAATTCGGGCTCTTGCCCTGCTATATCCGCTCATATTCTAA